In Beutenbergia cavernae DSM 12333, the DNA window CTGCCCGGCCCCGCGAGCTCGGTGCCGCGAGCTCGACGTCGACGACGCCGTGCGAGCCGACGAGCGAGCGTGCGGCCCGCAGGACCGCCGCCGCGTCGCGCGGCTCCGCGCGGCGGCCCCCACGCCGCGTGAGCAGGTGGCGGGCGAGCACCCCGCGCGTGTGCTTCGCGTGGTGGGAGACGACGACGCGCCCTCCGGCACGGAGCTGCTCGACCCGCACGGCGAGCCAGTCCGCGTCGGCGGGTGGACGCCACGCCGCGACGTACGGTCCGGAACGGCAGTCGACGACGACGTCGCCGGACGCCCGATCGGCCAGCGCCGCGGCGAGCGGGTCGCGCCAGTGCGCCGCGAGCGGTCCGAGCCCGGGAAGCGTCTGCATGGCGAGCCGGTAGGCGGGCACGCGATCGGCCGGCGTGAGGGCGCCGAAGAGCGCCGAGATGACGACGACGGAGGTGGCAGCGCGCTCCGCCGCCGGGCCGCGCAGCCGCCCCAGCCCCGCCGCGGCGTACAGCACACCGCTGTAGACGCGGGACGCCGGAGCTGCCGGTGCCGTGCGGAGCCGGGTGTTGCGCTCGACCTCGTCGGCCAGGGACGCCCCGACCTCGAGGAGCTCGAGCGCGTCCCGGTGGGCGCTGACTCGTCCGAGGGCGTCGAGCACGGCCGCCCGCGGCTCGGTCAGCCCGGGGAACGTGAGGGTGTCGAGGTCCAACGGCGGGGCGCCCCGTGGAGCGGAGGTCTTGCCCTCCGAGGGCGGCAGGACGAGGAGCACCCGAGCACTCTAGGCGCGCTAGCGTCGCTGCCATGCCGTCGTCAGCAGCGCCGTCCGGGCAGCCGCCAGCAGCGCACCCGCCGTCGCCGTCGCTCCCGTCCGACCCGCTGTGGCCGCGGGCCGGCGACTGGCCCGCCCTCGGAGCCGACGCCGTCGACCTCGCCCTGCTCGGCATCGGCACGCACCGCACGTCGCTGTCCCCGACGGGCGCGCACGCGACACCGGCCGCGGTCAGGGCGGCGCTGCGCCGCTACAGCCCCTACGTCTACGGTCACGACGACGACGGACCGGGCGGCGGCCTCGGCGCCGTGCGGTGCGCCGACGCCGGCGACGTGACGGAGCCCGATGACCACGAGGCCCGTGCGACGGCGGCGGCGGCCCGGGCGGCGGCGCTGGCGAGGGTGACGATGGTGCTCGGCGGTGACAACGCCGCCACGGTCCCCGCCGCGCTCGGTGCGTGGGGGAGCGGGATCGCGTCGGCCGGCCTCGTCACGCTCGACGCGCACCACGACCTGCGTGATGGCGTCAGCAACGGCTCGCCCGTGCGGCGCCTGATCGAGGCGGGCCTCGACCCGCGTCGCGTCGTGCAGGTAGGGATCGCCGACTTCGCGAACTCCGAGCGCTACGCGGCGCGGGCGCGGGAGCTCGGGATCACCGTCATCCACCGCGACGAGCTGCACGTCCGGCCGATGGCGGACCTCATGGCCGAGGCGCTGGAGATCGCCGGAGCCGGGGGCGGCGTCGTGCACGTGGACCTCGACGTCGACGTGTGCGACAGGTCCGTGGCCCCCGGGTGCCCGGCTAGCGTGCCCGGCGGGATCGCCGCTCACGAGCTGCGCTCCGCGGCCCGGGCGGCGGGGACGCACCCGGCGGTGCGCTCGGTCGACGTGACGGAGGTCGACGCCACGGCCGACGTTCCCGACGGGCGCACGGTGCGGCTCGCGGCCCTGTGCGTGCTCGAGGTGGCGGCGGGCCTCGCCCGGCGGGCGGCCTGACGCCTCCGGTGCGGCGAGCCAGACCCCAGCGTGCGAGTCAGACCCTCCCGACGGTCTGACTCGAACCCTCGGGTCTGACTCGGTCCCGCGACGTCGTGGGCGGGACCGGCGGCGCGGCACGGCGCCTCAGCCCCTGTCGGGCGGGACGTGGCCGCCGATGCGCCGGCGCAGCTCCGCGGCGGCCGCCGCGACCCGCGGAGCGAGCATCTCGGCCCGGATGCCGGGGTCGCCGTCCCCGCCGTCGGGGCCAGGGTGCGGAGCGCCGGGAAGCTCGGTCGGGTACGTCACGGCGATCCCCGCCACGGGGCGCCCCGTGTGGTCGTGCACGGCGGCCGCCACGGACGCGAACCCGGCCGTGACCTCGCCGTCCTCCCGGGCGACGCCGGCCGAGCGCACCCGGGAGAGCAGGTCCCGCAGCGCTGACGGCGTGCCCGGGCCGAGGCCGGTGCGGTCGACGAACGCCGTGGCGTCGGGGAAGAGTGCGCGCACCTGCGCGCGGGGAAGGCCGGCGAGCAGCGCCCGCCCGCTCGCCGTGAGGTGCGCGGGCAGCCGGACGCCGACGTCGGTCACCAGCGGTGGGCGTCCGCGCGCGCGTTCCTCGACGACGTACAGCACCTCGCGCCCGTGCAGGACGGCCAGATGCGCGCTCTCGCCCACGGCGTCCACGAGGCGCGTGAGCACGGGACGTGCGAGGCGAGCGAGCGGCTCCTGCCGCGCATACGCGGAGCCGAGCTCGAGCGCCGCCACGCCGAGGCCGTACCTCTGCTCCTCGGGCAGGTGCACGACGAAGCCCTCCCGCTCGAGGACCGAGAGGAGGTGATACGTCGTCGACCGCGGGAGCCCGACGTCGCGCGACAGGGCGGCAGCGTGCACCGGTGCCGGCTGGCCGGCGAGGTACCGCAGGACGGCGAGGGTCTGCGCCGCGGCCGGCACCGTGCTGCTCGCACCCATGGTGACTCCTCTCCGTGATCGGCTGGCCCGCCGGACTGGGTGCGGTGGGTGGCCACGACGGCCACCAGACGCACCCAGTCCCCATCCCGGGCGTGAGCGGGGTCTGGTATCCCAGACACCAGGGTAGGGTGCGCACCTTTCGGCCGCGCCCGGCCCGGGGTGGACTACGGGACATGAGCTCCGCAGTCTCCGCCGTCCCGCCCGAACCGGCGGACGTCGTCGTCCATCTCGGAACGGGGCCGGTGAGCGCCGCCGACGTCGTCGCCGTCGCCCGGCACGGTGCTCGCGTCGAGCTCGCCCCCGAGGCGGAGGCCGCGATCCGCGACGGGCGCGCCGTGGTCGACACGCTGGCCGCCGACGACGCCCCGCACTACGGCGTCTCCACCGGTTTCGGAGCCCTCGCCACCACGCACATCCCGCCCGGGCGCCGCGCCCAGCTGCAGGCGAGCCTCATCCGGTCCCACGCCGCGGGCGCCGGACCCGAGGTGGAGCGTGAGGTCGTGCGCGCGCTCATGCTGCTGCGCGCGTCGACCCTCGCGACGGGACGCACCGGCGTGCGCCTCGAGACCGCCCAGGCGTACGCCGCGCTCCTGAGCAGCGGGCTCACGCCCGTCGTGCACGAGCACGGCTCGCTCGGGTGCTCGGGCGACCTCGCCCCCCTGGCGCACGTGGCGCTCGCGCTCCTCGGCGAGGCAACGGTCCGCACGCCCGACGGCGTCGCCCGGCCGGCGGCCGAGGCGCTCGACGCGGCGGGGCTGGCCCCGGTGGTGCTTGCCGAGAAAGAGGGTCTGGCCCTCATCAACGGCACGGACGGCATGCTGGGGATGCTCGTGCTCGCGAACCACGACCTGCGGGAGCTGCTCCGGGTCGCCGACGTCGCCGCCGC includes these proteins:
- a CDS encoding YaaA family protein → MLLVLPPSEGKTSAPRGAPPLDLDTLTFPGLTEPRAAVLDALGRVSAHRDALELLEVGASLADEVERNTRLRTAPAAPASRVYSGVLYAAAGLGRLRGPAAERAATSVVVISALFGALTPADRVPAYRLAMQTLPGLGPLAAHWRDPLAAALADRASGDVVVDCRSGPYVAAWRPPADADWLAVRVEQLRAGGRVVVSHHAKHTRGVLARHLLTRRGGRRAEPRDAAAVLRAARSLVGSHGVVDVELAAPSSRGRAATLTLVLGDL
- a CDS encoding arginase family protein gives rise to the protein MPSSAAPSGQPPAAHPPSPSLPSDPLWPRAGDWPALGADAVDLALLGIGTHRTSLSPTGAHATPAAVRAALRRYSPYVYGHDDDGPGGGLGAVRCADAGDVTEPDDHEARATAAAARAAALARVTMVLGGDNAATVPAALGAWGSGIASAGLVTLDAHHDLRDGVSNGSPVRRLIEAGLDPRRVVQVGIADFANSERYAARARELGITVIHRDELHVRPMADLMAEALEIAGAGGGVVHVDLDVDVCDRSVAPGCPASVPGGIAAHELRSAARAAGTHPAVRSVDVTEVDATADVPDGRTVRLAALCVLEVAAGLARRAA
- a CDS encoding IclR family transcriptional regulator → MGASSTVPAAAQTLAVLRYLAGQPAPVHAAALSRDVGLPRSTTYHLLSVLEREGFVVHLPEEQRYGLGVAALELGSAYARQEPLARLARPVLTRLVDAVGESAHLAVLHGREVLYVVEERARGRPPLVTDVGVRLPAHLTASGRALLAGLPRAQVRALFPDATAFVDRTGLGPGTPSALRDLLSRVRSAGVAREDGEVTAGFASVAAAVHDHTGRPVAGIAVTYPTELPGAPHPGPDGGDGDPGIRAEMLAPRVAAAAAELRRRIGGHVPPDRG